The following proteins are encoded in a genomic region of Streptomyces lunaelactis:
- a CDS encoding TetR/AcrR family transcriptional regulator — protein sequence MTLFHARGFNAVGIKEITDTAGVPKGSFYSYYSSKNVFAAAVLDRFWTGIVRHHGPILTDPSTPPVRRLVAFFEALTRDNAERGFALGCLLGNLALELSDDNGEARLRLANIMEQWSDLIAACLAQAGNTADDGVATTETTDLASMIIESWEGAVMRGRVDQSRAPYDRFLTVSLPRLLDAVGVSV from the coding sequence ATGACCCTTTTCCATGCTCGCGGCTTCAACGCGGTGGGCATCAAGGAGATCACGGACACCGCCGGCGTCCCGAAAGGGTCGTTCTACAGCTACTACAGCAGCAAGAACGTCTTCGCGGCCGCGGTCCTCGACCGCTTCTGGACCGGAATCGTCCGTCATCACGGCCCGATCCTCACCGACCCGTCCACCCCGCCGGTGCGCCGCCTCGTCGCATTCTTCGAGGCCTTGACCCGGGACAATGCCGAGCGGGGGTTCGCGCTCGGGTGTCTCCTCGGCAATCTCGCTCTCGAACTCTCCGACGACAACGGGGAAGCACGGCTCCGGCTGGCGAACATCATGGAGCAGTGGTCGGATCTCATCGCTGCCTGTCTGGCGCAAGCGGGGAACACCGCTGATGACGGCGTCGCGACAACTGAGACAACAGACCTGGCATCGATGATCATCGAGAGCTGGGAGGGAGCTGTCATGCGCGGCCGGGTTGACCAGAGCCGTGCCCCGTACGACCGGTTCCTCACCGTATCGCTGCCGCGACTGCTGGACGCAGTCGGGGTATCCGTCTGA
- a CDS encoding AfsR/SARP family transcriptional regulator produces the protein MPEQMRFAVLGPVRSWCGPDEVDLGPPKQRAVLAVLLLGEGAQVPVDALVDAVWGTGSPGSAVSSLRTYVHRLRRLLGPLAILSVRDGYQMHTSPESLDLAAFRDLVARGDRARRDNDAKTAARYLNDALAHWQGTALAGIRGEYAQAQRKRLDRLRLSALEASLAVRLELGEHADAARELAALVAEHPLDERFREMLMLALYRSGRQAEALVTYKEARAVLADELGVDPGPELRHMFERILRADAGLIAPPTPAPAPDQPTPAQLPAELPAFVGRAAQLAQLDLLLPGNGEVPTTIVVSAIAGMAGVGKSTFAVHWAHHVSSRFPDGQLYIDLRGFDPAGLPVSPDRALRTLLESLGADPQSLPQDADALVACYRTRLAGRRVLLLLDNASDAQQVRPLLPASPGCLVIVTSRNRLSGLIATDGACPVHLDVLSVAEARDFLVRRLGADRVAAEPTAVDEIIELCARLPLALSIAAARALTCSGFPLASLAGELADGQNRLDAFNMPDTATDVRAVFSWSYHALTPAAARLFRLIALHPGPDTSLAAAASLAGLTVAHTHQLLTELTHAHLVDEPVPGRYAAHDLLRTYAGELARASDTPEEHHTARVRVLDHYLHSAHRAGRAYSPDRPAIVLSAPSRGVRVEEFAPEPGHSGPAAAWFDAERAVLMAAIRTAAAHGLDTHTWQLAWAVGHYLDRKGLWHDLEATQNIAMEAAERLGDPRAQAHVHQGLARAATDLGRVEEARNRMERAVELFTAAGDVTACAESIRVLSRAAERQGDLEAALSHAQQALALHRAAGHSARTAAALNAVGWCHTLLGQHQQALDHCQEALTIKELPDRPYLKADVWDSIGLAQHHLGRYTEAVASYEQALVLFREVGVAYAEADTLSRLGDTHHVVGRVASAREAWAEALVILERLGHTDAEVVRAKLTGLTENRPCN, from the coding sequence GTGCCGGAACAAATGCGCTTCGCTGTTCTGGGGCCTGTCCGTAGCTGGTGCGGGCCGGACGAGGTGGACCTCGGGCCTCCGAAGCAGCGTGCGGTCCTTGCCGTATTGCTGCTCGGCGAAGGCGCACAAGTCCCGGTCGACGCGCTGGTCGACGCCGTCTGGGGGACCGGATCGCCGGGCTCCGCGGTGAGTTCGCTGCGCACCTACGTCCATCGGCTGCGTCGGCTGCTCGGCCCTCTGGCGATCCTTTCCGTGCGGGACGGTTACCAGATGCATACGTCGCCCGAATCGCTCGATCTGGCTGCCTTCCGGGACCTCGTCGCCCGGGGGGACCGGGCCCGACGCGACAACGATGCCAAGACCGCCGCCCGGTACCTGAACGACGCCCTCGCTCACTGGCAGGGGACAGCGCTGGCCGGAATCCGCGGCGAGTACGCCCAAGCCCAGCGCAAACGGCTTGACCGACTGCGGCTGTCCGCCCTGGAGGCGAGCCTCGCGGTCCGGCTCGAGCTGGGCGAACACGCTGATGCCGCAAGGGAGTTGGCGGCCCTGGTGGCCGAGCACCCGCTGGACGAACGGTTCCGGGAGATGCTGATGCTCGCCCTGTACCGGTCGGGACGCCAGGCGGAGGCGCTCGTGACGTACAAAGAGGCCCGCGCGGTTCTCGCCGATGAGCTGGGTGTCGATCCGGGACCTGAACTCCGGCACATGTTCGAGCGCATCCTGCGGGCGGACGCCGGACTGATCGCCCCGCCCACGCCCGCGCCGGCACCCGACCAGCCGACGCCGGCACAGCTCCCCGCCGAGCTGCCGGCCTTTGTCGGGCGTGCGGCGCAACTCGCACAGTTGGACCTGCTGCTTCCCGGCAACGGCGAGGTGCCCACGACCATCGTCGTCAGCGCCATCGCCGGCATGGCCGGAGTCGGCAAGAGCACCTTCGCCGTGCACTGGGCCCACCATGTCAGCTCCCGTTTCCCCGACGGTCAGCTCTACATCGACCTGAGGGGCTTCGATCCGGCCGGACTGCCGGTCTCCCCGGACCGGGCGCTGCGCACGCTTCTTGAGTCACTTGGGGCCGATCCGCAGAGCCTGCCGCAGGACGCCGACGCGCTGGTGGCCTGCTACCGCACACGGCTCGCCGGGCGGCGTGTGCTGCTCCTGCTGGACAACGCCAGCGACGCTCAGCAAGTGCGCCCGCTGCTGCCGGCGAGCCCCGGCTGCCTGGTGATCGTCACCAGCAGGAACCGGCTGTCCGGCCTGATCGCCACAGACGGGGCCTGCCCCGTCCACCTCGACGTGCTCTCTGTGGCGGAGGCGCGCGACTTCCTCGTACGCAGGCTGGGCGCCGACCGGGTGGCCGCCGAGCCGACGGCCGTCGACGAGATCATCGAACTCTGCGCCCGGCTGCCACTGGCCCTGTCCATCGCGGCTGCGCGGGCGCTGACCTGCTCGGGCTTCCCTCTTGCGAGCCTCGCCGGCGAACTGGCCGACGGTCAAAACCGCCTGGACGCCTTCAACATGCCCGACACGGCGACCGACGTACGCGCCGTCTTCTCGTGGTCGTACCACGCCCTCACCCCCGCCGCCGCACGCCTGTTCCGGCTGATCGCCCTGCATCCGGGCCCGGACACCTCGTTGGCCGCCGCCGCAAGCCTCGCAGGCCTCACCGTCGCGCACACCCACCAATTGCTGACCGAACTGACTCACGCCCACCTCGTGGACGAACCCGTGCCCGGCCGGTATGCCGCCCACGACCTGCTGCGCACCTACGCCGGTGAACTGGCTCGTGCCTCCGACACGCCGGAGGAGCACCACACCGCCCGGGTCCGCGTCCTCGACCACTATCTGCACAGTGCCCACCGCGCAGGGCGGGCGTACTCTCCCGACCGGCCCGCGATCGTGCTGTCTGCCCCCTCCCGGGGCGTCCGGGTCGAGGAATTCGCCCCGGAGCCTGGGCACTCCGGCCCGGCCGCGGCCTGGTTCGACGCCGAACGGGCGGTGCTGATGGCGGCCATCAGAACGGCGGCCGCTCATGGGCTCGACACGCACACCTGGCAACTCGCCTGGGCCGTCGGACACTACCTGGACCGCAAGGGGCTGTGGCACGACCTCGAAGCAACACAGAACATCGCGATGGAGGCGGCAGAGCGTCTCGGCGACCCCCGCGCCCAGGCACACGTCCACCAGGGACTGGCGCGGGCCGCGACCGATCTGGGCCGGGTCGAAGAGGCACGGAACCGCATGGAGCGGGCGGTGGAGCTGTTCACCGCTGCCGGCGACGTCACCGCCTGCGCCGAGAGCATCCGGGTGCTGAGCCGGGCGGCCGAACGGCAGGGCGACCTGGAAGCAGCGCTCTCCCACGCCCAACAGGCTCTCGCTCTGCACCGGGCTGCCGGCCACAGCGCTCGCACCGCCGCGGCACTCAACGCCGTCGGCTGGTGCCACACCCTCCTCGGGCAGCACCAGCAGGCGCTCGACCACTGCCAGGAAGCCCTGACGATCAAGGAGCTGCCCGACCGCCCCTACCTCAAGGCGGACGTCTGGGACAGCATCGGCCTCGCCCAGCACCATCTGGGCCGGTACACCGAGGCCGTCGCCAGCTACGAACAGGCCCTCGTCCTCTTCCGTGAAGTCGGCGTCGCCTACGCCGAAGCGGACACGCTGAGCCGTCTCGGGGACACCCACCACGTGGTGGGCCGCGTGGCCTCGGCGCGTGAGGCATGGGCCGAGGCCCTCGTCATCCTGGAACGGCTCGGCCATACGGACGCGGAGGTCGTCCGTGCGAAGCTCACGGGGCTCACAGAGAACCGACCCTGTAACTGA